The following coding sequences lie in one Candidatus Planktophila sulfonica genomic window:
- a CDS encoding zinc ribbon domain-containing protein YjdM gives MSDQLPPCPECKSEYSYEMGELLVCPECAHEWNPNDIEVETVRVIKDASGNVLVDGDDVTIVKDMKVKGSSNTLKVGTKVRGIRLVDGPGDHDIEAKVDGFGPMNLKSSIVRKA, from the coding sequence ATGAGCGATCAACTTCCTCCATGTCCTGAATGTAAATCTGAATACTCATACGAAATGGGCGAACTACTCGTCTGCCCTGAATGTGCTCACGAGTGGAACCCGAATGACATAGAAGTCGAGACTGTTCGTGTCATCAAAGATGCTTCGGGAAATGTCCTTGTCGATGGCGATGATGTAACTATCGTGAAGGATATGAAGGTCAAAGGAAGCTCAAATACTTTGAAAGTCGGAACGAAGGTACGAGGAATTCGTCTTGTAGATGGTCCAGGAGATCACGATATCGAGGCGAAGGTTGATGGTTTTGGGCCGATGAATTTGAAATCAAGCATTGTGAGAAAGGCTTAA